From the Paenibacillus tianjinensis genome, the window GAATCGCGGTCGGCGCCGGTTTTTATGTAGAAGCGGGTTATGCAGTTGTGCTCCTGATGTTCGCGGTCAATGCTGTCCCACTGTTAATCAAAGCGGTTGGCCCGGAAGTGCTGAACAAACATGAAATTTCAGTGAAAATCATTATGGAGCCGAACTATGTACTGACCGAGGTGATTCAGAAGATTGAAGGGCGGCAGATGACCGATAAGCGAAAAACGCGGAGTCCCGGCCGGACCATCCGGCGGATGAAAATTAAAGATCTGGATGACGGCAGACAGCTGATCGATATGGTGCTGTCAGCACCGGACCGGGATTATGCTACGGAAATTTATTATGATGTGAAGAAAATCGAACATGTGATGAGCGTAGAAGTCGAACAGTTATAAAAATGCCATGTTTCCGCTTACTCAAATGTGTTAATCTATTTAAGAGAGTCATTTTGAGATTATGGAAGGGAGAAGGAAATTACGATGTCAATTACTGCATATGAAGGACATTATGAGGGAGAAGCTGCAGTCTGGCTGAAGGCCGGACGTTATGAGGCGGCAATCCTGCCGGGGATCGGGGGGAACCTGATCTGTTTCCGCGATACCGAAAACGGTTACCGTTTCCTGCATGAGCCAGGAGCGGAAGAGATGGAAGGGTTCAAGGCTAATCCGGGAATTCACGGGATACCAGTACTGTTTCCTCCAAACCGCTATGAAGACGGCGAGTTCCCCTGGAATGGACAAACCTACCGGTTCCCGGTGAATGAGACAGCAACAGGCAACCATCTGCATGGCTTTTTACATACAGCTGCGTGGGAAGTTGAGGAATTCGGTAGCGGTAGAAGTGAAAGCTTCGTCACTGTAGCGATCAAAGTGGATGAGAATCACCCGTCCTATCAATACCTGCCGTTTAAATATACCATCAAGCTGCGCTATACACTTGGTGAAGGCGGCTTGTCCCAGCAGCTGCTGGTGCATAATGACGGGGAAGAACGGATGCCTTGCCTGCTGGCGTTCCATACGGCAATCAATGCGCCATTCGCGCCGGGAAGCACCGCTCAGGATTACCTTGTGAAGCTGACCATCGGCGAACGCTGGAACCTCAACAATCGCATGCTGCCAACGGGTACCTTCCAGGAGCTGACAGCGGACGAGATTGCCTTGCGTGATCAAGGTGTGAATCCTTTTTACGCGGCAATGGACAACCATTATACCGCTGTGGCTCAGAATGGCCGTAACCGCATGGAGCTAACCGACAGCAAAGCCGGTGTAACACTGGTCTATGATGTTGGAACCTCGTACAAGCAGTGGATGATCTGGAACAATGGGGCGACAGAAGGCTTCTTCTGCCCTGAGCCGCAGATTAACCTGGTCAATGCGCCGAAGGTGGACCTTCCGGCTGATGAAATCGGTTTGTTTGGCCTTGAGCCGGGCGAATACTGGGAAGAAACCAGCCGTCTGTATGTAAAA encodes:
- a CDS encoding aldose 1-epimerase translates to MSITAYEGHYEGEAAVWLKAGRYEAAILPGIGGNLICFRDTENGYRFLHEPGAEEMEGFKANPGIHGIPVLFPPNRYEDGEFPWNGQTYRFPVNETATGNHLHGFLHTAAWEVEEFGSGRSESFVTVAIKVDENHPSYQYLPFKYTIKLRYTLGEGGLSQQLLVHNDGEERMPCLLAFHTAINAPFAPGSTAQDYLVKLTIGERWNLNNRMLPTGTFQELTADEIALRDQGVNPFYAAMDNHYTAVAQNGRNRMELTDSKAGVTLVYDVGTSYKQWMIWNNGATEGFFCPEPQINLVNAPKVDLPADEIGLFGLEPGEYWEETSRLYVK
- a CDS encoding MgtC/SapB family protein; protein product: MSIDLHTESIVKLLVAMLFGLFIGIDRQLKQKPLGIRTSMVISIASCLVTLVSIHAYDKFGGNEHPNMDPMRLAAQIVSGIGFLGAGVILRRGGDAISGLTSAALIWTASGIGIAVGAGFYVEAGYAVVLLMFAVNAVPLLIKAVGPEVLNKHEISVKIIMEPNYVLTEVIQKIEGRQMTDKRKTRSPGRTIRRMKIKDLDDGRQLIDMVLSAPDRDYATEIYYDVKKIEHVMSVEVEQL